One part of the Bacillus sp. FJAT-45350 genome encodes these proteins:
- the mutL gene encoding DNA mismatch repair endonuclease MutL — protein sequence MGKIVKLDEQLSNKIAAGEVVERPASIVKELVENAIDANSSKILIDVEEGGLSKIRVLDNGDGIEDDDVETAFFRHATSKIKTDKDLFKILTLGFRGEALPSIASVSFVELNTSLGEGAGTKLIIEGGKITDKAPAKSRKGTEVIVSNLFYNTPARLKYLKTVHTELGNISDVINRQALAHPDISFQLVHNGKEMLHTSGNGDLLHVISAIYGRSVAKKMLPLKVESIDFKITGYIAKPEITRASRQYISTFINHRYIRNFPLARAIQDGYHTLLPIGRYPLVVLNIDMDPLLIDVNVHPSKLEVRLSKEEVLTELVTDGIKSIFKETQLIPDGTISKGEKQKSEQISFSLSSFDLSPKKKTDAEVRQEPIYKEAPLIKKEEQPITTTNYRQEQEANTIDRVLENTVIAEELIDEVSDIQERIEERNIVSETDNRVPAFYPIGQMHGTYILAQNENGLYIIDQHAAQERIKYEYFKEKVGQVNPEVQDLLVPITFEFTQGEALIIEENKQALEEVGVYVEPFGAQAFIVRSHPTWLPRGQEEETIKEMIQQVLDNKKIEIKKLREEAAILMSCKAAIKANRHLRQDEMFALLESLRKTSEPFTCPHGRPIIIHISTYEMEKMFKRVM from the coding sequence ATGGGGAAAATAGTTAAGCTAGATGAACAGCTATCAAATAAAATAGCAGCAGGCGAAGTAGTAGAACGTCCTGCATCGATTGTCAAAGAGCTAGTCGAAAATGCGATAGATGCAAATAGCAGTAAGATCCTTATTGATGTTGAAGAAGGTGGATTGTCTAAAATAAGAGTACTAGATAACGGTGATGGCATCGAAGACGACGATGTGGAAACGGCCTTCTTTCGTCATGCCACAAGTAAAATTAAAACCGATAAGGATTTATTTAAAATCCTGACACTAGGGTTTCGTGGCGAGGCTCTACCGAGTATTGCTTCTGTCTCCTTTGTAGAGTTGAATACAAGTCTTGGTGAGGGTGCTGGAACGAAGCTTATAATTGAAGGTGGTAAAATCACAGACAAAGCTCCAGCGAAGAGTCGTAAAGGGACAGAGGTGATAGTGTCGAACCTCTTCTATAATACTCCAGCACGTTTGAAGTATTTGAAAACCGTCCATACAGAGCTTGGAAATATTAGCGATGTCATTAACCGTCAGGCTTTAGCTCATCCCGATATTTCGTTTCAGTTAGTTCATAATGGAAAGGAAATGCTTCATACGAGTGGTAATGGCGATTTATTACATGTTATTTCTGCTATCTATGGTCGTTCAGTTGCTAAGAAAATGCTACCTTTAAAGGTAGAATCAATTGATTTTAAAATTACAGGATATATTGCGAAACCAGAAATTACGAGAGCCTCAAGGCAATATATTTCAACCTTTATTAACCATCGATATATTCGTAACTTCCCGTTAGCGAGAGCGATTCAAGATGGTTACCATACATTATTACCGATCGGACGGTATCCTTTAGTCGTACTTAATATAGATATGGATCCATTATTAATTGATGTGAACGTTCATCCTTCAAAGCTAGAAGTACGTTTAAGTAAAGAAGAGGTATTAACTGAGCTTGTAACAGATGGTATAAAATCTATTTTTAAAGAAACGCAGTTGATTCCTGATGGGACTATTTCGAAGGGAGAAAAACAGAAGTCAGAGCAAATAAGCTTTTCATTATCGTCCTTCGACTTGTCTCCTAAGAAAAAAACTGACGCAGAAGTAAGGCAAGAACCGATTTACAAAGAAGCACCCCTTATAAAAAAAGAAGAACAACCTATAACTACTACGAACTATCGCCAGGAACAAGAGGCTAATACGATAGATAGAGTCTTGGAAAATACAGTAATTGCAGAGGAATTGATAGATGAGGTTTCAGACATTCAAGAACGAATCGAAGAGCGTAACATCGTAAGTGAAACCGATAATCGGGTACCTGCCTTTTATCCAATTGGGCAAATGCATGGAACGTATATTCTAGCTCAAAATGAAAATGGCCTTTATATTATTGACCAACATGCGGCCCAAGAGAGGATTAAATATGAGTACTTCAAAGAGAAGGTTGGTCAGGTGAATCCGGAAGTTCAAGATCTCCTAGTACCAATTACATTTGAGTTTACACAAGGTGAAGCACTTATTATTGAAGAAAATAAACAGGCACTCGAAGAAGTTGGGGTGTATGTAGAACCATTTGGGGCACAAGCATTTATTGTTCGTTCTCACCCTACGTGGCTGCCTAGAGGGCAAGAGGAAGAAACGATTAAAGAGATGATTCAACAGGTGCTAGATAATAAGAAGATAGAGATTAAGAAACTAAGGGAAGAAGCAGCAATTCTAATGTCTTGTAAGGCTGCTATTAAAGCAAACAGGCATTTACGTCAGGATGAAATGTTTGCTCTATTAGAATCTTTACGAAAAACGAGTGAACCATTTACATGCCCACATGGCAGACCTATTATCATTCATATATCTACGTATGAGATGGAAAAAATGTTTAAACGAGTAATGTAG
- the miaA gene encoding tRNA (adenosine(37)-N6)-dimethylallyltransferase MiaA, which produces MKEKLVVIVGPTAVGKTKTGIELAKALHGEVISGDSMQIYKGMDIGTAKVTEEEMEHIPHHLIDIKEPTDSFSAAEFQGLVKPLITELNNKRKIPFIVGGTGLYVKSVTHDYQFPETEADEEYRLELEQYVKEHGVDELHKKLYSIDPTRADAIHPNNYRRVIRALELYRTSEGQIEAPNDEEKPSPYQLVMIGLTMDREVLYNRINKRVDIMVNNGLIEEVSRLYYQGVRNCQSVQAIGYKEIYEYLDGTVSLADAIENLKRNSRRYAKRQLTWFRNKADVEWFDMTGVNFSEKIVEIKQFVEGKLK; this is translated from the coding sequence ATGAAAGAAAAATTAGTAGTTATCGTTGGTCCAACTGCGGTAGGTAAGACGAAGACGGGAATAGAGCTAGCAAAGGCTCTACATGGGGAAGTTATTAGTGGAGATTCTATGCAAATTTATAAAGGGATGGATATCGGTACAGCAAAGGTGACAGAAGAAGAAATGGAACATATTCCACACCATTTGATTGATATTAAAGAGCCAACTGATTCATTCTCCGCTGCAGAATTTCAAGGGTTAGTAAAGCCACTTATCACTGAGTTAAACAACAAAAGAAAAATTCCTTTTATCGTTGGTGGTACTGGGCTTTACGTGAAATCAGTTACTCATGATTACCAGTTTCCAGAGACTGAGGCTGATGAAGAGTATCGTCTTGAGTTAGAGCAATATGTGAAAGAGCATGGTGTAGATGAATTACATAAAAAGTTATATTCTATCGATCCAACTAGAGCTGATGCAATACATCCTAATAATTATCGTCGTGTTATTCGGGCATTAGAGTTATATCGAACATCGGAAGGACAAATAGAAGCTCCAAATGATGAAGAAAAACCATCGCCTTATCAATTAGTGATGATAGGCTTAACAATGGATAGAGAAGTCTTGTATAATCGAATTAATAAACGAGTCGATATCATGGTGAATAATGGACTAATTGAGGAAGTGTCAAGGCTATACTATCAAGGGGTGCGAAACTGTCAATCAGTACAAGCTATTGGGTATAAAGAAATTTATGAATACTTAGATGGTACAGTTAGTTTAGCTGATGCAATTGAGAATTTAAAGCGTAACTCTAGAAGGTATGCGAAAAGACAGCTAACGTGGTTTCGGAATAAGGCAGATGTAGAATGGTTCGATATGACAGGTGTCAATTTTTCAGAAAAAATTGTAGAAATAAAGCAATTTGTAGAAGGAAAGTTAAAATGA
- a CDS encoding class I SAM-dependent methyltransferase: MVVTTALRTTEQLDQYAIDIANELELPFLPRNKRKLSKVRELVDGNLLVVGKEQLKLYYNDVDEPFFFHPNTAMFRIKRLIRGEQDPLIEVCQLKKGMSFLDCTLGMASDSMVASAAVTESGKVLGLEAENLIAFIIKNGLKRWDAKNVHINSAMRHIEVIQTNHEDYLHTFPSNSFDIVYFDPMFEEEIDSVGIAPLKSIVQKSPLCKGSIEEAKRIAKKRVVLKDHFRSKRFEEFGFHIIKRPTSKFHYGYIDV, from the coding sequence GTGGTAGTAACGACCGCATTAAGAACTACAGAGCAATTAGATCAGTATGCAATTGATATTGCTAATGAATTAGAACTACCATTTTTGCCACGTAATAAAAGAAAACTTTCAAAAGTACGAGAGCTTGTTGATGGTAATCTTCTTGTTGTAGGAAAGGAACAGCTTAAACTTTACTACAATGATGTAGATGAACCATTCTTTTTTCATCCTAATACTGCCATGTTTCGGATTAAGAGGTTAATACGAGGCGAGCAAGACCCTCTCATTGAAGTTTGTCAGTTAAAAAAAGGAATGAGTTTTCTTGATTGTACTCTCGGTATGGCTTCAGATAGTATGGTTGCTAGTGCAGCTGTTACTGAAAGTGGAAAAGTCCTTGGGTTAGAGGCTGAAAATCTAATAGCGTTTATAATTAAAAATGGTCTAAAACGCTGGGACGCAAAGAATGTACATATTAATAGTGCCATGAGACATATTGAAGTTATTCAAACGAATCATGAAGATTATTTGCATACATTTCCATCAAATTCGTTTGATATAGTTTATTTTGATCCGATGTTTGAGGAAGAAATTGATTCAGTTGGAATTGCACCCTTAAAATCAATTGTACAAAAAAGTCCATTGTGCAAAGGTAGTATTGAAGAGGCAAAACGAATAGCCAAAAAAAGAGTCGTGTTAAAAGACCATTTTCGTAGTAAACGATTTGAAGAGTTTGGTTTTCACATAATAAAGAGACCGACCTCCAAATTTCATTATGGGTATATTGATGTGTGA
- a CDS encoding iron-containing alcohol dehydrogenase: MINKFVTPEIIFGKGAIQQVGECFLRLGAKKVLVVSDKGVCGVGWVEQAISSCVEAGLAYATFFELTTNPRDFEVMNGALIYEEHECDAVLGIGGGSSLDVAKAIAIVVTNGGSINDYEGVDKIHSPLPPLIMISTTAGSGSEVSQFSVILDSARKKKMTIISKSLVPDISITDPLTLMTKDAALTASTGLDVLTHAIEAYVSVAATPLTDVQAKNAIYLVSRYLRPSVASKTNEEAKNEMAMASLQAGLAFSNGILGAVHAMSHAIGGRCDLSHGEVNSILLPYVMEFNLIAKPERFSDIARLMGADIRGCSDSEAGRKAVELVKSLSQDIGAPKRLSELGFTNENLEGIAKDSIEDACMITNPRDISLSEIKKIVSLAI; this comes from the coding sequence ATGATTAATAAATTTGTTACACCAGAAATTATCTTCGGCAAGGGTGCTATCCAACAGGTAGGTGAATGTTTTTTACGATTAGGTGCTAAAAAGGTGCTAGTTGTTAGTGATAAAGGGGTTTGTGGTGTTGGATGGGTTGAACAGGCGATCTCTAGTTGTGTGGAAGCGGGATTAGCTTATGCTACATTTTTTGAACTGACAACGAACCCACGAGATTTCGAAGTAATGAATGGTGCTCTGATATATGAAGAACATGAATGCGATGCAGTTCTTGGCATTGGTGGTGGTAGTTCACTAGATGTGGCTAAGGCAATTGCCATCGTTGTAACAAATGGAGGAAGTATTAATGACTATGAAGGGGTAGATAAAATACATTCACCATTGCCTCCGTTAATCATGATTTCAACTACTGCGGGATCAGGGTCAGAAGTTTCTCAATTTTCCGTTATTTTAGATTCGGCACGAAAAAAGAAGATGACGATTATCTCTAAATCACTTGTCCCAGATATTTCAATTACCGATCCTTTAACGTTAATGACGAAGGATGCAGCACTAACAGCTTCGACAGGTTTAGATGTATTAACTCATGCTATTGAGGCTTATGTTAGTGTGGCTGCTACACCGCTTACAGATGTTCAAGCGAAAAATGCTATTTATCTAGTAAGTCGTTATTTAAGACCTTCTGTTGCATCAAAAACAAATGAAGAAGCAAAGAATGAAATGGCAATGGCGAGCCTTCAAGCTGGTTTGGCTTTCTCGAATGGTATTTTAGGAGCCGTCCATGCGATGTCGCATGCTATTGGTGGTCGATGTGATTTATCACATGGTGAAGTGAATTCAATCCTACTTCCTTATGTTATGGAATTTAATTTAATTGCCAAGCCAGAACGTTTTTCAGATATTGCTAGATTAATGGGTGCGGATATTCGTGGTTGTTCCGATTCTGAGGCTGGGAGAAAGGCTGTTGAATTAGTCAAGAGCTTGTCTCAAGATATTGGTGCACCAAAGCGCTTATCTGAGTTAGGTTTTACAAACGAAAACCTTGAAGGAATAGCAAAAGATTCAATTGAGGACGCATGTATGATTACAAATCCACGTGATATATCATTATCAGAAATCAAGAAAATTGTTTCGTTAGCGATTTAG
- a CDS encoding outer spore coat protein CotE has protein sequence MAQTDGVNYREIITKAVCGKGRKFSQASHTISPASKPTSILGCWIINHKYEASKKGDSIEVIGSYDINCWFSHSSNTKTQVATETVTYTDVVPLSVRDENVMSDDLEVIARAIQQPNTLEATISPNGSTVVVQVEREFLVEIIGETKVCVAVNPEGCIDEIEAADWQEQVDDEEFEDLDPNFLMGDLEE, from the coding sequence ATGGCACAGACAGATGGAGTAAACTACCGTGAGATTATAACGAAAGCGGTATGTGGTAAGGGAAGAAAGTTTTCACAGGCAAGCCATACGATAAGTCCGGCTAGTAAACCAACTAGTATTTTAGGGTGTTGGATCATTAATCACAAGTATGAGGCTTCGAAAAAAGGGGATTCTATTGAAGTGATTGGGAGCTATGACATTAACTGTTGGTTCTCTCATAGTAGCAATACGAAAACGCAAGTAGCTACTGAAACAGTCACATACACAGATGTTGTTCCATTGTCGGTAAGAGATGAAAATGTAATGTCTGATGATTTAGAAGTAATTGCACGAGCAATTCAGCAACCGAACACTCTAGAAGCAACAATTTCGCCAAATGGATCTACTGTTGTTGTCCAAGTGGAAAGAGAATTTCTTGTGGAAATTATTGGTGAAACAAAAGTTTGCGTTGCAGTAAATCCAGAAGGCTGCATTGATGAAATTGAAGCAGCAGATTGGCAAGAGCAAGTCGATGATGAAGAGTTTGAAGACTTAGATCCAAACTTTTTAATGGGTGATTTAGAAGAATAA
- the hfq gene encoding RNA chaperone Hfq: MKQSVNIQDQFLNQLRKDNIQVTVFLLNGFQLRGLIKAFDNFTVILETEGKQQLVYKHAISTFSPQRNVQVNVDNEQSS; encoded by the coding sequence ATGAAGCAATCAGTTAATATTCAAGACCAGTTTTTAAATCAACTTCGTAAGGACAATATCCAAGTAACAGTATTTCTACTTAATGGATTCCAATTACGAGGTCTAATAAAGGCATTTGATAACTTTACAGTTATATTAGAAACAGAAGGAAAGCAGCAATTAGTTTATAAACATGCAATCTCTACATTTTCGCCGCAACGTAATGTACAAGTAAATGTAGATAATGAACAATCTTCATAG
- a CDS encoding RicAFT regulatory complex protein RicA family protein encodes MNKQLYTKDEIVQKAKDLAKMIAETEEVEFFKQAEKQVNENETVQKLISKIKRQQKEAVNLQHYDKREALKQVEEKIDALHNEIDEIPLVREFKQSQMDVNHLLQLVSSTISNTVTDEVILSMGGNVLQGTTTNKSRGGGCGSC; translated from the coding sequence ATGAATAAACAACTATATACTAAAGATGAAATTGTTCAAAAAGCAAAAGATTTAGCTAAGATGATTGCAGAAACGGAAGAAGTTGAATTTTTTAAACAAGCTGAAAAGCAAGTAAATGAAAATGAAACAGTACAAAAGTTAATTTCAAAAATAAAGAGACAGCAAAAAGAAGCTGTAAATTTACAACATTATGATAAGCGAGAGGCTCTTAAGCAAGTAGAAGAGAAAATAGATGCTCTTCACAATGAGATTGATGAAATTCCTCTAGTTCGTGAATTCAAGCAAAGTCAAATGGATGTTAACCATTTACTTCAATTAGTATCTTCAACAATTTCTAATACTGTAACGGATGAAGTAATTTTATCGATGGGTGGAAATGTCCTACAAGGTACAACAACGAATAAATCTCGTGGCGGTGGCTGCGGTTCTTGTTAA
- the mutS gene encoding DNA mismatch repair protein MutS: MSQQTPMIKQYLEIKAQYEDAFLFFRLGDFYELFFEDAKKAAQELEITLTGRGADKEKIPMCGVPYHSAENYITQLIAKGYKVAICEQVEDPRQAKGVVKREVVKLITPGTVMDGKTINEKENNFIVAITDFRDGSFGFVRADLTTGESYVTLLQGDIDEVVQELALTGAKEVILSSDFDELYQSKLTQILDLTVSYEGEESLPEMYKHLCEEIGQNKLITSFARLCHYLIRTQKRSLDHLQKVQHYTTNQYLKIDLHSKKNLELVETNREKKKKGSLLWILDQTVTAMGGRLLKQWVERPLINQELIEKRVSMVEVLYEQLFEREDLRDELKLVYDLERLAGKVAYGNVNARDLVQLRQSLQQIPHIVAKVNGLSNSYGNELVSGVDCCEELLDLLEQSLNDDPPLSIKEGGMIREGYNLELDQYRDASINGKTWIAQLEKKEREETGIKSLKIGYNKVFGYYIEVTRSNLQHLTDGRYERKQTLSNAERFITPELKEKEALILEAEEKIETLEYDLFLSIREEVKQFISPLQSLAKCISTIDVLQSFATVSEQQHYTKPNFSKEREVRIIDGRHPVVEKVIPRGEYVANDVSLQPGREVLLITGPNMAGKSTYMRQLALISVMAQMGCFVPATEATLPIFDQVFTRIGAADDLASGQSTFMVEMLETKHALTKATQDSLLLLDEIGRGTSTYDGMALAQSIIEYIHTNIGAKTLFSTHYHELTALENILEHLKNVHVSAVEKDGKVVFLHKVVDGQADRSYGIYVAELAELPKEVISRAEAILTDLEQFNRDGKEAVVSQPIQVHEAEQISLFPSEDVDSSTKEKKISSVEKKIIENIRKADILNMTPIEALQQLNELQKKLRLK, from the coding sequence ATGTCACAGCAAACGCCAATGATAAAACAATATCTAGAAATTAAGGCACAGTATGAGGATGCCTTTTTATTTTTCCGTTTAGGGGATTTTTATGAACTGTTTTTTGAGGATGCCAAGAAGGCAGCGCAGGAATTGGAAATCACATTAACAGGACGTGGAGCAGATAAAGAGAAAATACCAATGTGTGGTGTTCCTTACCATTCAGCAGAAAATTACATCACTCAGTTAATCGCAAAAGGGTATAAGGTTGCGATTTGTGAGCAAGTGGAAGACCCTCGTCAGGCAAAAGGGGTTGTGAAAAGGGAAGTAGTTAAACTTATAACACCTGGTACAGTAATGGACGGAAAAACAATTAATGAGAAAGAAAATAACTTTATTGTTGCGATCACTGATTTTCGTGACGGGAGCTTCGGATTTGTTCGAGCTGATTTAACAACTGGTGAAAGCTATGTCACTTTACTACAAGGAGATATTGATGAGGTTGTTCAAGAGCTTGCATTAACGGGAGCGAAGGAAGTCATTTTGTCTTCTGATTTTGATGAGCTATACCAAAGTAAGTTAACACAAATTTTAGATTTAACAGTTTCATATGAAGGTGAAGAAAGCTTACCAGAAATGTATAAACATCTTTGCGAAGAAATAGGTCAAAATAAATTAATTACATCATTTGCGAGGCTTTGTCACTATTTAATTCGTACGCAAAAAAGGTCACTAGACCATTTGCAAAAAGTACAGCACTATACTACAAATCAATACTTGAAAATTGACCTTCATTCTAAGAAAAATTTGGAGCTAGTTGAAACCAATCGTGAGAAGAAGAAAAAGGGATCATTATTGTGGATATTGGATCAAACGGTAACAGCAATGGGAGGAAGGTTACTCAAGCAATGGGTCGAACGTCCGCTAATTAATCAAGAACTGATTGAAAAGCGAGTGAGTATGGTAGAGGTATTATATGAGCAACTGTTTGAGCGCGAGGATTTACGAGATGAATTAAAGCTAGTTTATGATTTAGAAAGATTAGCAGGTAAAGTTGCTTATGGGAATGTCAATGCCAGAGATTTAGTTCAACTACGTCAGTCGTTACAGCAAATCCCTCATATTGTTGCTAAAGTGAATGGATTGAGCAATAGCTATGGTAACGAATTAGTTTCTGGTGTTGATTGCTGTGAAGAGTTATTAGACCTATTAGAACAAAGTCTAAACGACGACCCACCATTGTCAATTAAAGAAGGTGGGATGATTCGTGAAGGGTACAATCTCGAATTAGACCAATATCGAGATGCGAGTATTAATGGTAAGACGTGGATAGCTCAACTAGAAAAGAAAGAGCGAGAAGAAACAGGGATTAAATCGTTAAAAATTGGCTACAACAAAGTATTCGGTTACTATATCGAAGTCACTAGGTCTAATTTGCAACACCTTACAGATGGTCGTTATGAGCGGAAACAAACGTTATCGAATGCAGAACGTTTTATTACGCCAGAACTAAAGGAAAAAGAGGCTCTTATTCTTGAGGCAGAAGAGAAGATAGAGACACTTGAATATGATTTATTTCTTTCAATAAGAGAAGAGGTTAAGCAGTTTATTTCTCCGCTCCAGTCATTAGCAAAGTGTATTAGCACTATTGATGTCCTGCAAAGCTTTGCGACTGTCAGTGAACAGCAACATTACACGAAGCCAAATTTCTCCAAAGAAAGAGAAGTAAGAATTATAGATGGACGTCATCCTGTCGTTGAGAAAGTAATCCCTAGAGGGGAATATGTAGCAAATGATGTTTCCTTACAGCCAGGTAGGGAAGTACTCCTTATTACAGGACCAAATATGGCTGGGAAAAGTACTTACATGAGACAGTTAGCACTAATCTCTGTGATGGCTCAAATGGGTTGTTTCGTACCTGCGACAGAAGCTACATTGCCAATTTTTGATCAAGTTTTTACAAGAATTGGTGCAGCTGATGATTTAGCAAGTGGTCAAAGTACGTTTATGGTTGAAATGCTTGAAACAAAACATGCACTTACGAAGGCTACACAAGATAGCTTACTGTTGCTAGATGAGATTGGGCGAGGAACTTCTACGTATGACGGGATGGCGTTAGCACAATCGATTATTGAATACATTCATACGAATATCGGCGCAAAGACATTATTTTCCACTCATTATCACGAATTAACAGCGTTAGAAAATATATTAGAGCATCTTAAGAATGTTCATGTGTCTGCAGTAGAAAAGGACGGGAAGGTTGTTTTCCTTCATAAGGTTGTTGATGGACAAGCTGACCGAAGCTACGGTATTTATGTTGCTGAGCTTGCTGAGCTTCCTAAAGAGGTTATTTCTCGTGCTGAGGCAATTCTAACAGATTTAGAGCAGTTTAATAGAGATGGGAAGGAAGCTGTAGTTAGTCAGCCGATTCAGGTTCATGAGGCAGAGCAAATTTCACTATTTCCTTCAGAGGATGTGGATTCTTCTACTAAGGAAAAAAAGATAAGTTCAGTAGAAAAGAAGATTATTGAAAACATACGTAAGGCTGATATTTTAAATATGACGCCAATTGAAGCATTACAACAGCTTAATGAGCTTCAAAAGAAACTTCGATTGAAGTAG
- the miaB gene encoding tRNA (N6-isopentenyl adenosine(37)-C2)-methylthiotransferase MiaB, with the protein MTTSNNDNSSVLKTEKDYDKYFQPPSLKDAKRRGKEDVQVHYDFEIPDEMKLIGKGKKFLVRTYGCQMNTHDSENMAGILHEMGFEATENTKEADVILLNTCAIRENAENKVFGEIGHLKPLKQEKPELIIGVCGCMSQEEAVINRILQKHQHIDLIFGTHNIHRLPHLMKEAILGKEMVIEVWSKEGDIVENMPRVRQGSTQAWVNIMYGCDKFCTYCIVPYTRGKERSRMPEDIISEVRDLARQGYKEVTLLGQNVNAYGKDLALDKEYGLGQLMDELRKIDIPRIRFTTSHPRDFDDYLIDVLAQGGNLVEHIHLPVQHGNTEILKLMARKYTREQYLELAGKIKKAIPNASFTTDLIVGFPNETDEQFEDMLSLVKEVEFDSAFTYIYSPREGTPAAKMEDNVPMEVKKERLARLNALVNEISAKKNLEFQGKVVEVLVEGESKKNPDVLAGRTRTNRLVNFRAPKTVIGQIVYIKITNVKTWSLDGDMVELAEVKK; encoded by the coding sequence ATGACAACAAGTAATAACGATAATTCTTCGGTCTTAAAAACCGAAAAGGATTACGATAAGTATTTTCAACCACCGAGTTTAAAAGATGCGAAGCGTAGAGGAAAAGAGGATGTACAAGTTCATTACGACTTTGAAATTCCTGATGAAATGAAGTTAATCGGGAAAGGGAAGAAGTTCCTTGTTCGCACATATGGTTGTCAAATGAACACACATGACTCTGAAAATATGGCTGGAATTCTTCATGAAATGGGATTTGAAGCTACTGAAAATACGAAAGAAGCAGATGTTATCCTATTAAACACTTGCGCAATTAGAGAAAATGCGGAAAATAAAGTGTTTGGTGAAATTGGACATTTAAAGCCATTAAAGCAAGAAAAGCCTGAGTTAATTATCGGTGTTTGTGGTTGTATGTCTCAAGAGGAAGCAGTTATTAACCGTATCTTGCAAAAGCATCAGCACATTGACCTTATTTTTGGTACTCATAATATTCACCGTCTCCCTCATTTAATGAAAGAAGCTATTCTAGGGAAAGAGATGGTTATTGAAGTATGGTCTAAAGAAGGAGATATTGTTGAGAATATGCCTCGTGTACGTCAAGGAAGTACTCAAGCATGGGTAAACATTATGTATGGTTGTGATAAATTCTGTACGTATTGTATCGTTCCTTACACACGTGGGAAAGAGCGTAGTCGTATGCCCGAGGATATTATCAGTGAGGTACGAGATTTAGCTCGTCAGGGATATAAAGAGGTAACTTTACTTGGTCAGAACGTAAACGCTTATGGAAAAGACTTAGCGCTAGACAAAGAGTACGGGCTAGGTCAATTGATGGATGAACTACGTAAAATAGATATTCCTCGTATTCGTTTTACAACGAGTCATCCTCGTGACTTTGATGATTACTTAATTGATGTGTTAGCTCAGGGTGGAAACTTAGTTGAGCATATTCACCTACCAGTTCAGCATGGTAATACAGAGATTCTGAAATTAATGGCTCGAAAGTATACACGTGAACAGTATCTTGAATTGGCAGGAAAAATTAAAAAAGCAATTCCTAACGCAAGCTTTACTACAGATTTAATCGTAGGGTTCCCAAATGAAACAGATGAACAATTTGAAGATATGCTTTCTTTAGTGAAAGAAGTTGAATTTGATAGTGCTTTTACGTATATCTATTCACCTAGAGAAGGAACTCCAGCTGCGAAAATGGAAGACAATGTTCCGATGGAAGTAAAGAAAGAACGTTTAGCTCGACTAAATGCCCTAGTTAATGAAATTTCAGCAAAGAAAAATCTTGAGTTCCAAGGTAAAGTAGTAGAAGTACTTGTTGAAGGTGAAAGTAAGAAGAATCCTGACGTATTAGCTGGACGTACGCGAACAAACCGTCTAGTTAATTTTAGAGCACCTAAAACGGTTATCGGCCAAATTGTTTATATAAAAATAACTAATGTAAAGACGTGGTCTTTAGACGGAGATATGGTAGAATTAGCTGAGGTGAAAAAATAA